Below is a window of Enterobacter kobei DNA.
AGCGAACTGGAGGCGGCAAAACGCGTCGCGCAGAATCTGGACCGTCTGCGCGGTCTGACGGAAAAACAACAGGAGCCTGCCACGGTATGATGACACTGAAGTACCCTGAACCCACTATTCATGAGCACAGTGGCTCAGCCCTGTTCACCCTGTCGCCTCAGGGGGAGCCCGGTGTGCTCCCGGCGACCCATCAGCACCTGGTGAGGCTGCGGGCAATGCTCAGGCAGCGCCTGACCGGTCCGGTCAGAATGACCTGTCACCCGCACCGGGTGGGACTCAGCAGCAGCGTGGCCATCTATCTTGAGGGAAAGCTGAAGCAGGCGGTGAACATCCTTATCACCGTGACGGGACAGACGAGCTGGCCGCAGGAAGAGGAGTATGCGCATCCGCGCTGGTATATCACGGTGCCGGATTCGGCCGACCTGGCGTATCTGATGCTGTGGATTAACGGGCTGGACGTTTAAAACGAAAACTTGTCTTCACCAGGAGCATGATAACAAAAAGAACAGAATGCTTTTTTGATGCCGGCCGCTGGGGCCGGTTTTTTTATGACTGGCGAGTTTTAGTAAAACGGTAACGCGCGAGGTGTGGGATGAAAATAAAGTTTCCTCCTTGAAAATAGAGTTTCACCCTAAGCCAACGTGCGCTATGTTGATGATATCAACTAGGACGTTGGCTTTGTTATGGCTGGCACATTAAGACTCGAGATACGTCGAAAATTGGATAAATGTATTGCTAAGCAGTCAGGATTCCCTATAGCTCGCCTTCGGAGTAGGAGAAACCATGAAGGATGCCGTCTGGTCCGCGAGTGAAAAGTGCTGCATTGTACGTAAGGTTAAGAATCGCTGTCATAGTGTATCTATTCAGTATGTGTGCATATACAATAACGCAATTGCACAGACATATGCGGGGCGTTTTCATGCGATTCACTGACCTCAAAAGTGAGACCTTAAATCTAAGAGTTTCCAGAAAGTTCAAACAGGCCTTAAAGAAGGCAGCGGAGCATGAGCAGCGGAGCATGGTGAATATGCTTGAGGTACTCCTTTGTGACTATTGCGACCACAAAGGCATTGTGTTGCAAAGCCCAGAAGCCAGCCAAGAACTTGGTCAGGGTCGAGCAGTAACTGGCCGTAAAAAAAACGTAGGGGTTTCTATATGACTTTTCGCTATATTGGCTCCAAATCTAGACTCGTCGACAAGATAGCATCCCACATTGGGCCGCCTAGAAAGGGCGCGTTTTTTGTGGATGCTTTTTGTGGAACTGGAGCTGTAGCTGAGGCTGCTGCGGAGCATGGTTGGAATGTGCGGATTAATGATAGCTTGCACTCAGCTGTTATCTCTGCTGGGGCACGTCTTATCAGCCATGATCAGGTGACCTTCAAAAAACTTGGTGGGTACTCTGGTGCTGTTAGCAAGCTAAACGCAGTTAAGCCATTGCATGATTTTATGTGGCGCACTTATAGCCCCGCTTCGATCGATACGTGTGGAATTGAGCGTAGGTACTTCACCGAAGAAAATGCAGCTAAGATAGACGCTATGCGCTGCTTGATTGTTGAGTGGAAAGGTGCCGGATATATTGACGAAATTGAGGAGAGGCTATTGATTGCCGATCTCTTTAGTGCACTGAACCGCGTTGCCAACATTGCGGGCACTTTTGGCTGCTTCCTCTCCAAATGGACAAGCCAATCTCAAAACAAGATTGCCATGCGTTGCCGTGATCTCAAAGAAACTGGAGTGTGTGTTGAGGCTAGCGTGGGTGATGTGTTCGACGTTCCGAATGTTGCACACGACCTCGTGTATTTGGACCCCCCGTACACCAAGCGTCAATACGCGAGCTATTACCACATCCTTGAAACGGTGGCTCTTGGCGATGAGCCTGTGGTGGAGGGGGTTGCGGGACTTCGTCCATGGAAGGCCTTGGCTTCTGACTTTTGCTACAAGAGCCGTGCTCTCAAAACACTCTCGCGTCTGGTTCATGGCTTGAAGGCTCAAAGGGTACTGCTCTCGTACAGTAGTGAAGGGCACATCTGCATGCAGGACATGAAGGCTGAGCTTTCTAAGATCGGCTCGTCCACAATGTACCCTTTGGGCGCCATTGGTCGATACCGGCCAAACAAGGCAGCCAGTAGCTCGGCGTCCGATGTGAATGAGTTTTTGGTGGTCGTGAAACGGTCCATGGCACAGCTTCCCCAAGCCCAGTCAAAAACAGTTAAAGCTATCAAACCCGTTCTCGTGAGGAGCTATGCATGAGTTCTCCTCGGCCTGTTGAATCAGAGTACCTGGCCCCAGCAGAAGCGGCACTCACTCAGGCTGTGGGAGGGGAAACCAGCTTTGAGCTTCGGCTTCAAGTTTTGGAGGCAGCATCAGCGCGTTTTGGCGGGTTTGACCTAACGGCGTTTCATGAGGCTTTTGGAGTCAAGAGCAAGCGCGCAGCATCAGATCTTTTGGAGCTTGCGGTACCTGTAGCAAGTGCCATCGAGCGTTCACCTATTCACCCTGCTTTGGCACTGAGTGTCTTGGCGCGTGAGGTCTTGCATGAGCAGGATCGAAAAAGCACGGGCGCCTACCATACGGATTTTCGCCTGGCTACACGACTGGCGCAGCTCGCAGCCCCCAAGCTCACACACAAGAGCAAGGTGATTGATCCTGCCTGCGGTGCAGGAATTTTGCTAGCAGCGCTGACTCACGCAGTGTGTGGTATGGATAGAGCCAAGACGGCGCATTGGTTGGCTCACGGTGTGTATGCAGCGGATCTTTCTGGCAACTCTTTGCGTGCGGCACTGCTTGCGCTTGCTTCGTTCACTGATGATGTATCGACTCTTAAGGCTATGCGTGCCCGTTGGTACTGTGGCGATAGCTTGATGGCTGATCGCAAGGTTTGGACTGCCATGGTCCCTGAGGGGTTTGATGCGGTGATCGGCAATCCACCATGGGAAAAGGTCAAGCTCTCACGGCACGAATTCTTGAAGTCCTCAGGCACCAAGCGCCACTACGGGGCCCAAATTCATGGGCTTGATGAGGATCTGTTTGCCCAGCAGCGCAATGAGGTAGCGAACTACTCTCGTCGCCTGTTGGCTCGCTATCCCGATTTGGGTAATGGAGAGCCAGACCTATACATTGCTTTCACGGACCTCTTTTTTGAACTCTGCAAAAAGCAGGGTGTGGTGGTTGCACTAATTCCGGGTGGGCTCATTCGCTCGCAAGGTACCCGCGCCATGCGGCAGAAAATCTTTGATGCGAGCCAAAGCGTGTCCATGTCGATCATCGATAACCGTGCACGGTTCTTTACGATCGACACACGCTTTAAGTTCCTGGCCGTGGCTCTCACTAAGGCTGGCTCTGAAAAGAGCAAGCGTGAGCCCATCACTCTCATGCATGAGCGGGGCACCCCTACGGGATTGGAGATTACGGGAACTGCCACTATTGGGCGTGCAGCACTTGCGGGTGTTCGGGGCGATTTGAGCCTGCCCGAGGTTCGTAACGTGTCTGAGTGGAAGCTCTTCTCAAAGATCGGAGAAGCAGGTGTTTCGTGGGAAGAGCCTGGTTATGGCTGGACCCCGAAGTTTTGCCGTGAAGTTGATATGACCAAGGAGCGTCCTAAGTTCCTGGGGCGTGCCACGCCTGGCGCTTTGCCACTGGTGGAAGGTCGAATGGTGCAGGCGCATCGCTTTGGTGTAAAAGGCCACGTGTCAGGCACTGGTCGCCGTGCGTTGTGGGAGGCTTATGCCATCGGAGACTCACGCCTTGCCCCCCAGTTTTGGATTCGTCTCTCCGACATGCCCAGTGCTAACCAGCACCGTGCGGACGTGCTGCGTGTGGGCTTTTGCGACATTGCGGGTCAGACCAATGAGCGTTCGCTCATGGCCTCGTTAATTCCTGCTGGGGTGGTCTGTGGCAATAAGGTGCCCACGATCCTTTTCCCTGAAGACCCATCAGAAGAACGGCTGCTGGTGTGGGTGTCCATCGCTAACAGTTTTGCCTTTGACTGGATGCTTCGGCGTGTGCTCACTACGACGGTGAATTACTTCCTGCTGCAAAGCGTGCCCATGCCAAAACTCGCCAAAGATGGTTTGCCATGGAAGAGGCTGGTGAGTGCTGCACGCGAATTGCGCACACTTGACAGTGCGGGGGCTACTCGTGAAACCTACGAGCGCATGGCGCAGCTTCGTGGGGAGATTGATGCGGAAGTGGCCGTGGCCTATGGGCTCGATTTGAAGGACATGGAGTTAGTGCTCCAAGACTTCCCGCTTTTGGATCGGGGCCAAGTGGGCTTGCCAGGTGAGGCCAAGTCCACAATTACCCGAGATAATGTTTTGGCTGCAATGGCAAAACGCACAGGAAGTCTGTCTACAGTTTGGTCGCACCGTGCGATGCAGGCACGCGCGCTGGGGGCGATTGCTTATGTACCCTCTGAGTTCGCTCTGGGGGGCGAAGAAATAGAAGAAGGATCCAAAATTCATGGCTAATGGAGCGGGACAGGTTGCTCGAATTCTGTACAAGGAGATTGTTGAGGGAGATCGACGGAAAGCTGATGCGGAGTCTAATGACTCTGATTCTGGAGGGGGGGCAAGAGACTTTCGATTTCCCTACGAGGCGGTGTTGCCAGCTGTTGAGTTGATATTTCCCAATAAAATTCTCCGGGGTGGAAAGGCAGTACATCAAGGTACCTTCTTTTGGAACGAGCCGGACTCAACACAGGTTGTATCAAGAGCAGCTGAGTTTATGTCACCCACAAAGTCTCGGCCGAGAGAGGGATGGATTTCTCAGGTGCCGAAATTTTCATGTTTTGATTCGGACCGAATGCCATCAGGGGGAATTGGGAATCGCGTTTTGTTGCTTCTGATTCAGCTTCATGACCAGTCGGTTTGGCCGCACTTCGCGGAAGAAGCAACTCTTCGTGTTAAAGGCGTTTGGGATCCTTCAGTTGCTCAAGAGCTATTGAGTTGTTTGGATGCACAGCGGGCTGCTAATCGAGCCGTAATTGGCTATATCGACTTCACGAACATGCGTAGGTTCTGTAATGGTAAGTGAAAACTGCAAACAGGTGTTAAAGCTACTCGCACGTTCGCGCAACGTGCTGGTGTCTGGTGCACCTGGCACGGGCAAGTCCAAGCTCTTGGCCGAAGTTGCTTTGGCCTTTGAAACAGCCTTTGGTCTTGCTCCTGCAGGTGGCCCACCGCAGCTCAATCCCATGGGCGGCATCCCTATTCCCCCTGCTGCTGGGGTTGTTAAAGACATTCCTGCACCCACCAAGATGGACCGCAAAGTCTTTCGGACGGTCTTCCACCAAAACTCCAAGTACCGCGATTTCTTATCGGGCATCACGCCTGCGGTCAACAAGACAGCAGGAGACCCAGACTTCACCATCGTGAAGGGGACTCTGTACCGTGCCAGTGAGCATGCGAAGGGTGCCAATGGGGCTGCACTGTTGATCATTGATGAGATCAACCGAGGTCCTGCGGTGCAGGTGTTCGGTGGTGCCATTGTGGCCATTGAGTCCGATAAACGCTTGGCCTCTGATGGGGCCAAACTTGCTGAAACGCAGTTCTTTGAAATGCTCGATCCCGTCTCTGGTGATGTGATCGAATACGCACTGCCCCATGACCTCTATATCCTGGCTGCGATGAATCAGGCCGATGCGTCTGTGGAGCCCTTGGATGTCGCGTTCTTGCGTCGTTGGGAACCTATGCGCCTAGAGCCCGATGAGGCGGCTTTGCGGACGTTTTACGGTTTGGGTGCCAAGGGTGTCAATGCATTGCCTGATGTACCTGCCAGCGTGAACGATGCCTTGGAGGCTTCGGTGAGTGCCTGGATTGCTGTAAACGCGCAAATTGCTCTGGGCCGTGGTCCCGAGTTTCAGATCGGGCATGGTGTACTGATGTCGGATGTGAAGCCGCAAACATTGGGCCTTAATGAAGCTTTGGGCACGCTGTGTGTAGGGTGGGCGAAGGTGCGGGCACACGTGGAAGAGGTATTCTTCGGGGACACACGAGGAATTGCAGCGGCTCTTAATGCGCTGGATGGGCCAGCCTTTAATCCGTTCAAGCTCACCGAGACAACTTTTGCGGATGATTTACGCTTTCGTTTTGAAGGGCCCACGAATTTTGCTGAGAACAATATCTACGCAGCTCTCAGGGCATTTGCCAATCCGAGGGGGTAGCACGTGGTGAACCCCCGAACACGGCTGTCCCTTATTGAGTACGGTACACCCGTTGACCTGAGCCGTGCGATTGCTGAAGCGATTGGGGTGGATCGCACGAAGGCCAACAGCCTTTTATTGGAGGCTGGGAGCCGGATTGCGTCGAGCTTAAGGCTTAGCTACAACCCTATCAGTGTGGATGCCAAGGGCACACGTGCCATCGATTTTGCGGGCCTCATTCGCCTGGCACCTTCACTGGAACTGGAAGTTGCTCCCAAGTTTTTGGGACTCGACGACACAGATGCAGCGTGGCGCGAAGATTTCTTTTTCCTCTCCACGCTTTCACGTCATGGGCGGCTCTTGGCTTCCGAACGCTTATCGGCATCAGGTGGTACCCCAAGGGATTTGTCTACGCTAGTAGCTCGTTCCATCACGAGCATGTACGAGGCCCGTAAACGTCGGCCACTGCGCAGTTATCGTAGTGTGCGTGAAGCAGACTTCTTCATCGATGGGGATCCTGATCCGGTGGATCTCATCTTTCCTTCACCTGATGGCTTTGAGCAAGAGCTCATTCGCTTTGATCGCAA
It encodes the following:
- a CDS encoding DNA adenine methylase yields the protein MTFRYIGSKSRLVDKIASHIGPPRKGAFFVDAFCGTGAVAEAAAEHGWNVRINDSLHSAVISAGARLISHDQVTFKKLGGYSGAVSKLNAVKPLHDFMWRTYSPASIDTCGIERRYFTEENAAKIDAMRCLIVEWKGAGYIDEIEERLLIADLFSALNRVANIAGTFGCFLSKWTSQSQNKIAMRCRDLKETGVCVEASVGDVFDVPNVAHDLVYLDPPYTKRQYASYYHILETVALGDEPVVEGVAGLRPWKALASDFCYKSRALKTLSRLVHGLKAQRVLLSYSSEGHICMQDMKAELSKIGSSTMYPLGAIGRYRPNKAASSSASDVNEFLVVVKRSMAQLPQAQSKTVKAIKPVLVRSYA
- a CDS encoding Eco57I restriction-modification methylase domain-containing protein translates to MSSPRPVESEYLAPAEAALTQAVGGETSFELRLQVLEAASARFGGFDLTAFHEAFGVKSKRAASDLLELAVPVASAIERSPIHPALALSVLAREVLHEQDRKSTGAYHTDFRLATRLAQLAAPKLTHKSKVIDPACGAGILLAALTHAVCGMDRAKTAHWLAHGVYAADLSGNSLRAALLALASFTDDVSTLKAMRARWYCGDSLMADRKVWTAMVPEGFDAVIGNPPWEKVKLSRHEFLKSSGTKRHYGAQIHGLDEDLFAQQRNEVANYSRRLLARYPDLGNGEPDLYIAFTDLFFELCKKQGVVVALIPGGLIRSQGTRAMRQKIFDASQSVSMSIIDNRARFFTIDTRFKFLAVALTKAGSEKSKREPITLMHERGTPTGLEITGTATIGRAALAGVRGDLSLPEVRNVSEWKLFSKIGEAGVSWEEPGYGWTPKFCREVDMTKERPKFLGRATPGALPLVEGRMVQAHRFGVKGHVSGTGRRALWEAYAIGDSRLAPQFWIRLSDMPSANQHRADVLRVGFCDIAGQTNERSLMASLIPAGVVCGNKVPTILFPEDPSEERLLVWVSIANSFAFDWMLRRVLTTTVNYFLLQSVPMPKLAKDGLPWKRLVSAARELRTLDSAGATRETYERMAQLRGEIDAEVAVAYGLDLKDMELVLQDFPLLDRGQVGLPGEAKSTITRDNVLAAMAKRTGSLSTVWSHRAMQARALGAIAYVPSEFALGGEEIEEGSKIHG
- a CDS encoding AAA family ATPase yields the protein MVSENCKQVLKLLARSRNVLVSGAPGTGKSKLLAEVALAFETAFGLAPAGGPPQLNPMGGIPIPPAAGVVKDIPAPTKMDRKVFRTVFHQNSKYRDFLSGITPAVNKTAGDPDFTIVKGTLYRASEHAKGANGAALLIIDEINRGPAVQVFGGAIVAIESDKRLASDGAKLAETQFFEMLDPVSGDVIEYALPHDLYILAAMNQADASVEPLDVAFLRRWEPMRLEPDEAALRTFYGLGAKGVNALPDVPASVNDALEASVSAWIAVNAQIALGRGPEFQIGHGVLMSDVKPQTLGLNEALGTLCVGWAKVRAHVEEVFFGDTRGIAAALNALDGPAFNPFKLTETTFADDLRFRFEGPTNFAENNIYAALRAFANPRG